A genomic window from Chlorobium phaeobacteroides DSM 266 includes:
- the hypE gene encoding hydrogenase expression/formation protein HypE has product MTIELSCPVPISNHETVQMAHGAGGRLSQDLMRRIFMPHLHNIFLDLLDDQAKLELPHGRVAFTTDTYVVSPIFFPGGTIGELAVNGTVNDLAAGGAIPKYLSAGFVLEEGFSLPELDRVVASMAGAARKAGVQIVTGDTKVVEKGQCDKVFINTSGIGVVREGVAVSCRNLQPGDAVILSGNVGDHGMAIMTSREGLSFQSRISSDCAALNGMIADVLDAVPSIHAMRDPTRGGVAATLNELALASSVGIAIDEAAIPVRPDVRGACELLGIDPMHVANEGKLVVVVQASEAEKVLEAMHSSEHGRDAVRIGSVVRDHPGMVIMRTVFGTRRIVDLPLGEQLPRIC; this is encoded by the coding sequence ATGACGATTGAATTGAGCTGTCCTGTTCCGATCAGCAATCATGAGACTGTCCAGATGGCCCATGGCGCGGGAGGAAGGCTCTCGCAGGATCTCATGCGAAGAATCTTTATGCCGCATCTCCATAACATTTTTCTTGATCTTCTTGACGATCAGGCGAAACTTGAGCTCCCTCACGGGAGAGTCGCATTTACAACAGATACCTATGTTGTCAGTCCGATTTTTTTTCCCGGAGGAACGATCGGTGAACTGGCCGTTAACGGAACGGTGAACGATCTGGCAGCAGGCGGTGCCATACCGAAGTATCTCAGCGCAGGATTTGTGCTTGAGGAGGGGTTCTCTCTTCCTGAACTCGACAGGGTGGTAGCGAGTATGGCCGGGGCAGCTCGAAAGGCTGGTGTGCAGATTGTGACCGGTGATACCAAGGTTGTTGAGAAAGGTCAGTGTGACAAAGTATTTATCAATACCTCGGGTATCGGCGTCGTGCGTGAAGGTGTCGCCGTTTCATGCCGGAATCTGCAGCCTGGTGACGCTGTCATTCTTTCGGGAAATGTTGGTGATCATGGTATGGCGATCATGACTTCAAGAGAGGGACTCTCTTTTCAATCGAGGATTTCAAGCGACTGTGCCGCACTTAACGGCATGATTGCCGATGTGCTTGACGCCGTTCCTTCCATCCATGCCATGCGTGATCCTACCAGGGGAGGCGTTGCGGCCACTCTCAATGAGCTCGCTCTTGCTTCATCGGTTGGTATTGCCATAGATGAAGCGGCTATTCCCGTTCGTCCCGATGTGCGCGGTGCCTGCGAACTGCTCGGTATCGATCCGATGCATGTGGCAAATGAGGGTAAGCTTGTTGTTGTTGTGCAGGCCAGTGAAGCTGAAAAGGTGCTTGAGGCCATGCACTCATCTGAACACGGTCGGGATGCTGTCAGGATCGGCTCAGTCGTCCGTGATCATCCGGGAATGGTTATCATGCGCACCGTGTTCGGCACCCGCAGGATCGTTGATCTGCCCCTTGGGGAGCAGCTTCCACGGATTTGCTGA
- a CDS encoding HesA/MoeB/ThiF family protein: MILTDDQQQRYSRHLSLPEIGEKGQKKLLRSKVLVVGAGGLGSPAAFFLAAAGIGTIGLIDGDTVTLSNLQRQILHTTASIGQLKVRSAETRLLALNPDIKCELYPFRLTTENAPEILADYDFVLDATDNFDSKFLIARACHHASTSYSHAGISAFYGQTLTVKPGQSACFRCIFHEQKIHPEGIPAGPLGALPGVIGSIQATEAIKVLLSIGTPLYNTVMSYNALSMEIRKIPVQRDPHCPLCGTA, translated from the coding sequence ATGATATTGACTGACGATCAACAACAGCGCTACTCGCGTCATCTCTCTCTTCCGGAAATCGGCGAAAAAGGACAAAAAAAACTGCTTCGCTCAAAGGTACTTGTTGTTGGCGCAGGAGGACTCGGATCCCCTGCCGCATTTTTTCTTGCAGCAGCGGGAATCGGCACAATCGGGCTTATCGATGGAGATACCGTAACCTTAAGCAATCTCCAACGTCAGATTCTTCATACCACCGCATCAATCGGACAACTGAAAGTCCGCTCAGCCGAAACAAGACTTCTTGCCCTTAATCCTGACATCAAATGTGAACTCTACCCGTTCAGGCTTACCACAGAAAACGCACCGGAAATTCTTGCTGATTATGACTTTGTTCTTGATGCCACTGATAATTTTGATTCGAAATTTTTGATAGCAAGAGCATGTCACCATGCATCCACATCATACTCTCATGCCGGCATCAGTGCGTTTTATGGACAGACCTTGACCGTCAAGCCAGGACAATCCGCCTGCTTCAGATGCATATTTCATGAACAGAAAATCCATCCGGAGGGAATTCCCGCAGGCCCTCTCGGCGCTCTGCCGGGCGTAATCGGTTCCATACAGGCCACTGAGGCCATCAAAGTCCTGCTCTCCATCGGCACACCGCTCTACAATACGGTCATGAGCTACAATGCGCTTTCCATGGAAATCAGAAAGATTCCCGTTCAGCGCGACCCGCACTGCCCCCTCTGTGGAACGGCGTAA
- the thiH gene encoding 2-iminoacetate synthase ThiH, with protein MNSLPEWLTSEENSRQLAAMLAPSSSFSLEALAAESRAVTLRRFGRTMTLYAPLYLSNYCSSGCAYCGFASDRQTSRRRLEPREIEKELIAMKKLGISDVLLLTGERTASAGFDYLLACVKIAAGQMQRVAVEAFPMSVEEYRELALGGCTGITIYQETYNRENYEKLHRWGPKKNFFDRLETPARALEAGIKTVGLGVLLGLSEPVEDALRLYRHVRHLSRTYWRAGITVSFPRMRPEPGGYTPPFSIDDHFLARMIFAFRIALPDTELVLSTRESPAFRDGMAGLGITRMSIESRTTVGGYHDTSHNEKGQFDVYDNRTAKEFCNALQKQNIEPVFKNWEPVYNGPSSAASA; from the coding sequence ATGAACAGCTTGCCTGAATGGCTGACCAGTGAAGAGAACTCCCGGCAACTTGCCGCAATGCTTGCTCCATCATCATCTTTCAGTCTTGAAGCCCTTGCTGCTGAATCGAGAGCCGTGACCCTGCGTCGTTTCGGCCGCACCATGACGCTTTATGCGCCCCTCTACCTTTCGAATTACTGTTCGAGCGGCTGCGCATACTGCGGCTTTGCCTCTGACAGACAAACATCCCGACGACGCCTCGAGCCAAGGGAGATTGAAAAAGAACTGATCGCCATGAAAAAACTTGGCATTAGCGACGTGCTCCTCCTGACCGGTGAACGGACCGCATCTGCCGGGTTTGACTATCTGCTGGCTTGCGTCAAAATAGCTGCCGGCCAGATGCAGCGCGTAGCTGTTGAGGCGTTTCCGATGAGTGTCGAGGAATACCGGGAACTCGCTCTTGGCGGATGCACCGGCATTACGATTTATCAGGAAACCTACAACCGTGAAAACTACGAAAAGCTCCACCGCTGGGGCCCTAAAAAAAACTTTTTCGACCGCCTTGAAACTCCTGCCCGGGCACTTGAGGCCGGCATTAAAACCGTGGGACTCGGTGTTCTCCTCGGACTGTCCGAACCGGTCGAAGATGCGCTCAGGCTCTATCGACACGTACGACACCTCAGCCGAACCTACTGGCGTGCCGGCATTACGGTATCGTTTCCCCGTATGCGGCCGGAACCCGGTGGCTATACGCCCCCGTTTTCTATTGACGATCACTTTCTTGCCCGTATGATCTTTGCGTTCCGTATTGCGCTTCCCGATACGGAACTGGTACTGTCAACCAGGGAAAGCCCTGCATTTCGTGACGGAATGGCCGGGCTGGGAATCACCAGAATGAGCATTGAAAGCCGCACCACAGTCGGAGGCTATCATGATACGTCCCACAATGAAAAAGGCCAGTTCGACGTTTATGACAACCGGACAGCCAAAGAGTTCTGCAACGCCCTGCAAAAACAAAACATCGAACCGGTTTTCAAAAACTGGGAGCCGGTTTATAACGGCCCGTCATCTGCTGCATCGGCATGA
- a CDS encoding thiazole synthase codes for MDFLHLGSFVFSSRLILGTGKFSNADLMIEAIKASGAQLVTVALRRFNREQIADDLFGPLSALQGITLMPNTSGASTAREAIHAAHIARELSGSPFIKVEIHPNPQHLMPDALETWEASRILAKEGFLVMPYIPADPVLAKRLEEVGCASVMPLGSAIGSGQGLANAGMIELIIRESGIPVIVDAGLRAPSEAAAAMEMGCGAVLVNSAVAVAGNPPEMANAFAEAVRAGRRAFKAELMPKSSFALSTSPLTTFLGKKS; via the coding sequence ATGGACTTTTTGCACTTGGGATCCTTTGTTTTTTCTTCCCGCCTGATTCTTGGAACAGGCAAATTCAGCAATGCCGACCTCATGATTGAGGCAATAAAAGCTTCAGGGGCACAACTTGTCACCGTGGCGCTGCGACGATTCAACCGTGAGCAGATTGCCGATGATCTTTTCGGGCCGCTTTCCGCCTTGCAGGGAATTACGCTTATGCCGAACACTTCGGGAGCCTCGACCGCCAGGGAAGCCATCCATGCGGCCCATATAGCAAGAGAGCTTTCCGGCAGCCCGTTTATCAAGGTAGAGATTCATCCCAACCCGCAGCACCTTATGCCCGATGCTCTTGAAACCTGGGAGGCTTCAAGAATTCTCGCAAAGGAAGGATTTCTTGTCATGCCCTACATCCCTGCAGATCCGGTGCTTGCAAAAAGACTTGAGGAGGTTGGTTGTGCCTCAGTCATGCCGCTCGGTTCGGCAATCGGGAGCGGTCAGGGGCTGGCAAACGCAGGGATGATCGAACTGATCATCAGGGAGAGCGGCATTCCTGTTATTGTCGATGCAGGACTCAGAGCTCCTTCCGAAGCGGCGGCAGCCATGGAAATGGGTTGCGGAGCCGTGCTGGTGAACAGTGCCGTAGCCGTTGCCGGAAACCCTCCTGAAATGGCAAATGCCTTTGCCGAAGCCGTAAGAGCCGGACGCAGGGCATTCAAGGCAGAGCTGATGCCGAAAAGCAGCTTCGCTCTTTCGACAAGCCCGCTAACAACTTTTCTCGGAAAGAAATCATGA
- the thiS gene encoding sulfur carrier protein ThiS yields the protein MITIELNGENYTIPRGSSVSDLLKEIGSDGKTVAVVVNELIIRPENRSLHLLMEGDRVEILVFAGGG from the coding sequence ATGATTACTATTGAACTCAATGGAGAAAACTACACAATACCGCGAGGATCTTCAGTTTCCGATCTTCTCAAGGAGATAGGCTCTGATGGTAAAACCGTCGCTGTTGTGGTCAATGAACTAATTATCCGTCCCGAAAATCGTTCCTTACATCTTCTCATGGAAGGAGATCGTGTCGAAATTCTGGTTTTTGCAGGCGGAGGGTAA
- a CDS encoding trans-sulfuration enzyme family protein, translating to MQFETLAIHDGQAPDSRTGSVTVPVFQTSTFERESLSERREFFYSRIGNPTRQALESTIALLENGRYGLAFASGVAATMAALQVLKPGDHVVSGNDIYGGSYRIFEQLLRPWGVTTTYSENATTDSYLACITPETRLIWIETPSNPLLQISDISALAELAKQRGIILAVDNTFASPYFQRPLDLGAEIVVHSTTKYLGGHSDVMGGAVVTNNTALHTVIKNYQAAAGAIPAPWECWLIMRGIKTLKIRMKEHESNALFLAKALENHPAVHNVYYPGLASHPQHELAKRQMSGFGGMITLALKGGGSAVEQLIDQVRLFVLADSLGGVESLIASPARMTLAALSEDERQRRGCTDNLVRLSVGLENALDLKKDLFDALDAITETQTQ from the coding sequence ATGCAATTTGAAACCCTTGCGATCCATGACGGTCAGGCACCAGACAGCCGCACAGGGTCGGTCACCGTTCCTGTATTCCAGACTTCGACATTCGAACGGGAAAGCCTTTCCGAACGCCGGGAGTTCTTCTATTCGAGAATAGGCAATCCTACGCGTCAAGCGCTCGAATCAACAATCGCACTGCTTGAGAACGGTCGCTACGGACTTGCCTTCGCATCGGGAGTCGCAGCAACCATGGCGGCGCTCCAGGTGCTCAAACCCGGCGATCATGTTGTGTCCGGTAACGATATATATGGCGGGAGCTATCGGATTTTCGAACAGCTCCTGCGTCCATGGGGCGTTACGACCACCTATAGTGAAAATGCGACAACCGATAGTTATCTGGCTTGCATAACACCAGAAACCAGGCTCATATGGATAGAAACCCCGAGTAATCCGCTTCTGCAAATTTCGGATATCTCAGCCCTTGCAGAACTGGCAAAACAACGAGGCATCATTCTTGCTGTCGACAATACCTTTGCCTCTCCCTATTTTCAGCGACCGCTTGACCTCGGGGCGGAGATTGTCGTCCACAGCACCACAAAATATCTTGGCGGGCATAGCGATGTCATGGGAGGCGCGGTGGTCACAAACAATACCGCACTGCATACCGTGATAAAAAACTATCAGGCTGCGGCCGGAGCTATTCCGGCACCCTGGGAGTGCTGGCTGATCATGCGCGGCATTAAAACACTGAAAATCCGGATGAAAGAGCATGAATCAAATGCCCTCTTCCTGGCGAAAGCTCTTGAAAATCACCCGGCAGTGCATAATGTTTACTACCCTGGCCTTGCATCGCACCCACAGCATGAACTGGCAAAACGCCAGATGAGCGGATTCGGCGGAATGATCACCCTTGCGCTCAAGGGAGGCGGTTCTGCCGTTGAGCAACTGATTGACCAGGTCCGGCTGTTTGTGCTTGCCGACAGTCTGGGAGGAGTTGAATCGCTGATCGCCTCTCCGGCAAGGATGACCCTTGCCGCACTCTCGGAAGATGAACGACAGCGCCGGGGATGTACAGATAACCTCGTTCGACTGTCGGTCGGACTTGAAAACGCTCTTGACCTCAAAAAAGACCTGTTCGATGCGCTTGATGCAATAACGGAAACACAAACGCAATGA
- a CDS encoding MOSC domain-containing protein, with amino-acid sequence MGFIEAVCMSEQKGVVKNVVREIVLRKGWGIEGDAHAGEWHRQVSLLAGESIDRMREKMPDLSHGMFAENIVTRSLDFSLLEVGARLLIDTDVLLEVTQIGKECHNGGCVIQSLTGDCIMPKEGVFCKVLQGGRVTPDMRIERSGSEHIVEG; translated from the coding sequence ATGGGTTTTATAGAAGCAGTTTGTATGAGCGAGCAAAAAGGTGTCGTGAAAAACGTTGTCCGGGAAATTGTTCTCCGTAAGGGGTGGGGGATTGAGGGTGATGCCCATGCAGGGGAGTGGCACCGTCAGGTCTCACTGCTTGCCGGTGAGAGCATCGATCGCATGCGTGAAAAAATGCCCGATCTCAGTCACGGAATGTTTGCTGAAAACATCGTGACCAGATCTCTTGATTTTTCACTTCTTGAGGTAGGGGCGCGGTTGTTGATCGATACTGACGTTCTTCTTGAAGTGACGCAGATCGGAAAGGAGTGCCATAACGGAGGCTGCGTTATTCAGAGTCTGACCGGTGACTGTATCATGCCGAAGGAAGGGGTTTTCTGCAAGGTTCTGCAGGGTGGAAGAGTAACGCCTGATATGAGAATTGAACGCTCCGGGAGTGAACATATTGTTGAGGGATAG
- the moaA gene encoding GTP 3',8-cyclase MoaA, whose amino-acid sequence MNSPKQKNAPLVDQFQRHIEYARIAVTAHCNLRCTYCMREEHEYHTIADPELSSREVGKIIVALASIGIKKIRFTGGEPLLRKDISVLVRQAKSIAGIKTVSLTTNGILLDRHLDELIDAGLDAINLSLDTLDRERYLAITRRNEFDRVMSNLETLLAKATFPVKLNVVMMRGVNGDEIKDFIELTRTHSLTVRFMELQPFDDNQIWKTGKFMGIDKITEQLRSLNPGVQKKQGKSTEYFSFSLPGHQGSIAVIPAYTRNFCSSCNRIRITSHGKIISCLYDKEGLDLMPLLRNNADNNMLTELFRHAAAHKPADGKSAAEGQTRTSMSEIGG is encoded by the coding sequence TTGAACAGCCCCAAACAGAAAAATGCCCCCCTTGTAGACCAGTTCCAGCGACACATCGAGTATGCCCGGATTGCCGTTACGGCACACTGCAACCTCAGGTGCACCTACTGCATGAGGGAAGAACACGAATATCATACTATTGCCGACCCGGAACTGAGCTCCCGGGAGGTCGGCAAAATCATTGTCGCACTCGCATCCATCGGAATAAAAAAGATAAGGTTTACCGGAGGAGAACCGCTTCTGCGAAAGGATATTTCAGTTCTTGTCAGACAGGCAAAAAGCATTGCGGGAATTAAAACCGTATCCCTCACCACAAACGGCATACTGCTTGACCGGCATCTGGATGAGCTTATTGACGCAGGGCTTGACGCCATCAATCTCAGTCTCGACACGCTTGACAGAGAGCGCTATCTTGCCATAACCCGCCGCAACGAGTTTGACCGGGTTATGAGCAATCTTGAAACACTGCTTGCAAAAGCAACATTCCCCGTGAAACTCAACGTTGTCATGATGCGAGGCGTAAACGGCGATGAAATCAAAGACTTTATTGAACTGACAAGAACACACTCCCTGACGGTCAGGTTCATGGAATTGCAACCGTTTGACGACAATCAGATATGGAAAACAGGAAAATTCATGGGTATCGACAAAATTACTGAGCAACTGCGAAGCCTTAATCCGGGAGTACAGAAAAAACAGGGGAAATCGACAGAGTATTTCAGTTTTTCCCTGCCCGGCCACCAGGGATCCATAGCTGTCATACCCGCTTATACCAGAAATTTCTGCAGCTCCTGCAACAGGATCAGGATAACATCCCACGGAAAAATAATCAGTTGCCTCTACGACAAAGAGGGCCTTGATCTGATGCCTCTGCTCAGAAACAACGCGGATAATAACATGCTGACCGAGTTGTTCAGGCATGCTGCAGCACACAAGCCCGCAGATGGAAAAAGCGCTGCGGAAGGTCAGACACGAACCAGCATGTCTGAAATCGGAGGGTGA
- a CDS encoding TOBE domain-containing protein — MKQKNKTIGLDGSIWFEKEQNRFLGADTIALLENIHEHGSINSAAKVSGISYKTAWHMVNMINNLSEKPLVDRMTGGKGGGGTVLTKEGKKVIEQFRIVQDEHRKFLQNLEGRLGDTRNLYQFLRRISMKISARNVFAGTIETITKGAVNAEVIIMLSGGTRITSIITNGAVENLGLNEGMNAYAIIKSSSIIIGRDLHDAKISTRNIMCGTISKVIEGPVSTEVDVEIGGGNVISAIITHGSSEKLALREGEHACTAFKASSVILGVN, encoded by the coding sequence GTGAAACAGAAGAATAAAACCATAGGACTCGACGGCAGTATCTGGTTTGAAAAAGAACAGAACAGGTTTCTCGGAGCCGATACCATCGCGTTGCTTGAAAATATCCATGAACACGGATCCATCAATAGCGCCGCAAAAGTTTCGGGAATCAGCTATAAAACCGCCTGGCATATGGTCAACATGATCAACAATCTATCCGAAAAGCCTTTGGTGGACAGAATGACCGGAGGAAAAGGAGGAGGGGGAACCGTTCTGACAAAAGAAGGAAAAAAAGTTATTGAACAGTTCCGGATTGTTCAGGATGAGCATCGGAAATTTCTTCAGAATCTTGAAGGCCGGCTTGGAGATACCCGAAACCTTTATCAATTTCTGAGAAGAATATCCATGAAAATCAGTGCGCGCAACGTTTTTGCCGGAACTATCGAAACCATCACAAAAGGGGCTGTAAACGCGGAAGTAATCATCATGCTTTCGGGAGGAACCCGGATCACCTCGATCATAACAAACGGAGCCGTTGAAAACCTCGGTCTGAATGAGGGCATGAATGCCTATGCCATCATCAAGTCCAGCTCTATCATTATCGGCAGGGATCTGCACGATGCAAAAATAAGCACCCGCAATATCATGTGCGGCACCATCAGCAAGGTTATTGAAGGACCTGTCAGCACAGAGGTCGATGTGGAAATCGGAGGAGGCAATGTCATCTCAGCCATTATCACCCACGGGAGTTCCGAAAAACTCGCACTCAGGGAAGGAGAGCACGCATGCACTGCCTTTAAAGCATCAAGCGTCATTCTCGGGGTTAACTGA
- a CDS encoding (2Fe-2S) ferredoxin domain-containing protein, with protein MDKPKHHIFVCGSFRAQGTPQGICHKKESLSLIPYFESELSDRGMSDVAVSATGCLNICEKGPVVVIYPENFWYGEVDSEEKVDEILDALEEGEACETHLIN; from the coding sequence ATGGACAAACCAAAACATCACATTTTCGTCTGCGGAAGTTTCCGCGCTCAGGGCACGCCTCAGGGAATCTGTCATAAAAAAGAGTCGCTCAGCCTGATACCCTATTTTGAAAGCGAGCTGTCCGACAGGGGAATGAGCGACGTTGCTGTATCGGCAACAGGGTGCCTCAACATCTGTGAAAAAGGACCTGTTGTCGTGATCTATCCTGAAAATTTCTGGTATGGAGAGGTCGACAGCGAAGAAAAAGTTGATGAAATTCTTGACGCTCTCGAAGAGGGCGAAGCCTGTGAAACGCATTTGATCAACTAA
- the nifB gene encoding nitrogenase cofactor biosynthesis protein NifB produces MTLKLENHPCFNDSARHTFGRIHLPIAPKCNIQCNYCNRKFDCMNENRPGVTSKILSPLQAMHYLEQAIALTPSIAVVGIAGPGDPFANPDETMETLRLVRAKYPEMLLCVATNGLDVLPYINELAELKVSHVTITINAIDPEIGSEIYAWVRYNKKMYRDVEAAELLINKQLEALKKLKEAGVTAKVNSIIIPGINDTHVIEVARKVAGLGADILNCMPYYSTTETVFENIDEPSPEVVSEIQNATAEFLPQMKHCARCRADAVGIIGEINSDEMIQKLAEAASMPKNPGEHRPFIAVSSLEGVLVNQHLGEADRFLIYGQDKNGCSVLLDSRAAPPSGGGQERWKALADLLKDCRALLVNGAGDSPTKVLNANGIEVMVLEGMIEDAVSGVFNGLSLKHLMKSSQIHACGTSCTGTGGGCG; encoded by the coding sequence ATGACACTGAAACTTGAAAACCATCCCTGCTTTAACGACTCAGCGCGACACACTTTCGGACGCATCCACCTCCCCATTGCACCGAAATGCAATATTCAGTGCAATTACTGCAACAGGAAGTTTGACTGCATGAACGAAAACAGGCCCGGAGTCACCAGCAAGATTCTCTCGCCACTGCAGGCGATGCACTATCTTGAACAGGCCATCGCTCTGACCCCCTCTATCGCTGTAGTGGGAATCGCGGGGCCGGGAGATCCATTTGCAAATCCCGACGAGACGATGGAGACGCTCAGGCTGGTGAGAGCAAAGTATCCTGAAATGCTGCTTTGCGTAGCCACAAACGGACTTGATGTTCTTCCGTACATCAACGAACTTGCTGAACTGAAGGTAAGCCATGTAACCATTACCATCAATGCCATCGACCCTGAAATCGGATCGGAAATCTATGCATGGGTACGATATAACAAGAAAATGTACCGCGATGTTGAAGCAGCGGAACTGTTGATCAATAAACAGCTTGAGGCGTTGAAAAAGCTCAAGGAAGCGGGCGTTACCGCCAAAGTGAACTCGATTATCATACCGGGCATCAACGATACGCATGTTATCGAGGTCGCACGAAAAGTCGCCGGGCTTGGTGCAGATATTCTGAACTGCATGCCCTATTACAGCACCACCGAAACGGTATTTGAAAACATTGACGAGCCATCTCCGGAGGTAGTCAGCGAAATACAGAACGCAACGGCGGAATTCCTGCCGCAAATGAAACACTGTGCCCGCTGCCGTGCCGATGCTGTAGGGATTATCGGGGAAATCAACAGTGACGAGATGATTCAAAAACTCGCCGAGGCAGCAAGCATGCCGAAAAATCCCGGTGAGCATCGTCCCTTTATAGCGGTATCGAGCCTGGAGGGAGTGCTCGTCAATCAGCATCTTGGTGAAGCCGATCGGTTTCTCATCTATGGTCAGGACAAGAATGGCTGCTCCGTACTCCTCGATTCGCGGGCAGCGCCTCCTTCCGGGGGCGGTCAGGAAAGATGGAAGGCTCTTGCCGATCTGCTGAAAGACTGCCGTGCACTCCTGGTGAATGGTGCCGGAGATTCACCCACAAAAGTGTTGAACGCAAACGGGATTGAAGTCATGGTTCTTGAAGGGATGATCGAAGATGCGGTAAGCGGCGTGTTTAACGGCCTGAGCCTGAAACATCTGATGAAAAGCAGCCAGATCCATGCCTGCGGAACAAGCTGTACCGGCACGGGAGGCGGGTGCGGTTAA
- a CDS encoding nitrogenase component 1 has protein sequence MKHAKTATQNACKLCNPLGACLAFRGIENCVPFLHGSQGCATYIRRYLISHYKEPIDIASSNFNEETAVFGGSHNLQLGLKNVTEQYKPEVIGLATTCLSETIGDDVPMILRDYKKAFKNGTPMPIMIHASTPSYQGSHIDGFHAAVRASVKTLAEKGARKNLINIFPNMISPADIRYIKEILSDFSVPYMLLPDYSQTMDGGPWGEYHRIPPGGTPAGAIAGAGCATASIEFGSTLESSKSAAGYLEETFDVPRYPLALPIGINESDRLFNLLEKLTEQKMPEKYEDERRRLVDAYADGHKYVFEKKVILYGEEDLVISMAAFLREIGMTPVLCASGGKSGLMRKKLLELIPDLEEQGIRIRDGVDFVDIEDEAKVLLPDLLIGNSKGFTMARKNNIPLMRIGFPIHDRFGGQRMHHIGYRGTQELFDRIVNTVIEQRQNASSIGYTYM, from the coding sequence ATGAAACATGCAAAAACAGCAACACAAAACGCCTGCAAACTGTGCAACCCGCTCGGGGCATGCCTTGCTTTCAGGGGAATCGAAAACTGCGTACCCTTCCTGCACGGTTCACAAGGTTGCGCAACCTATATCCGTCGTTACCTGATAAGCCATTACAAGGAACCGATCGATATCGCTTCGTCGAACTTCAATGAAGAAACCGCCGTGTTTGGAGGCAGTCATAACCTGCAGCTTGGACTGAAAAACGTCACCGAGCAGTACAAGCCTGAGGTTATCGGACTGGCCACAACATGCCTGAGCGAAACCATCGGGGATGATGTGCCGATGATCCTTCGCGACTATAAAAAAGCGTTTAAAAACGGTACGCCAATGCCGATAATGATTCATGCCTCAACGCCAAGCTATCAGGGAAGCCACATCGACGGCTTTCATGCCGCTGTCAGGGCAAGCGTTAAAACCCTTGCTGAAAAAGGGGCACGAAAAAACCTGATCAATATCTTCCCGAACATGATCTCGCCGGCGGATATTCGTTACATCAAGGAGATTCTCTCCGATTTCAGCGTGCCCTATATGCTCCTGCCAGACTACTCACAGACGATGGACGGCGGGCCATGGGGCGAATACCACCGCATCCCGCCAGGAGGGACACCTGCCGGAGCCATTGCCGGTGCAGGATGCGCAACGGCAAGTATCGAGTTCGGCTCTACCCTTGAATCCTCAAAATCTGCCGCCGGCTACCTTGAGGAGACATTCGACGTTCCCCGTTACCCTCTTGCCCTGCCGATCGGAATAAACGAGAGCGACAGACTGTTCAACCTGCTTGAAAAACTGACCGAACAGAAAATGCCGGAAAAATATGAGGATGAACGACGCCGTCTGGTTGACGCTTATGCCGATGGGCACAAATATGTTTTTGAGAAAAAGGTCATTCTGTACGGAGAGGAAGACCTGGTGATCTCCATGGCAGCGTTTCTGCGTGAAATCGGCATGACCCCCGTACTCTGCGCGTCGGGAGGCAAAAGCGGTCTGATGAGAAAAAAGCTTCTTGAACTGATTCCCGACCTTGAGGAACAGGGCATCAGGATACGTGACGGAGTGGACTTTGTCGATATTGAAGACGAAGCCAAAGTACTGCTCCCTGACCTCCTGATCGGCAATAGTAAAGGCTTTACGATGGCACGAAAAAACAACATTCCGCTGATGAGAATCGGCTTTCCGATTCATGACCGGTTCGGTGGACAGCGAATGCATCATATCGGGTATCGCGGTACCCAGGAACTCTTTGACCGGATAGTCAACACCGTTATCGAACAACGGCAGAATGCTTCATCAATAGGCTATACCTACATGTAA